A stretch of the Porites lutea chromosome 12, jaPorLute2.1, whole genome shotgun sequence genome encodes the following:
- the LOC140922132 gene encoding melatonin receptor type 1C-like, with protein sequence MANNSQTQGSSSYDPLGRSSSETGLEVALSILICLISILDNLLVVYVVNNDSKLKNVTSTFIHNLALTDISMASLHMPFWIISLYKGTWIFSEKWCEISATILFTCGLASILTMGLIAINRYIRVVKPALYNRLFPSKRIARVYCALVWIASMLLATPPLYGFGKMAYNPLFAICSFAWKAEHILYIILVVGVVINGTTVLIFYCYYKIYKTLKESTQNLNAHSIQDGAALSESPRTDIKLLKTIFTIVCIFLMIWGPVTVVVIVESAGIFIPREISMPVIYLVFIGSLLNPIIYGILNPQFQAAFKRALLFSR encoded by the coding sequence ATGGCCAACAATTCTCAAACTCAGGGATCGAGTTCCTATGATCCCCTAGGACGCTCGAGCAGTGAAACTGGCTTGGAAGTGGCCTTGTCTATTCTTATTTGCCTCATCTCCATTCTCGACAACTTATTAGTCGTCTACGTTGTCAATAACGACTCCAAACTAAAGAACGTTACGAGTACATTCATCCACAACCTGGCATTGACTGACATTTCCATGGCATCGCTTCACATGCCCTTTTGGATAATTAGCCTGTATAAAGGAACCTGGATTTTTAGCGAGAAGTGGTGTGAGATTTCAGCTACGATTCTGTTTACGTGTGGACTTGCTTCTATCCTGACAATGGGGCTTATCGCCATTAACCGATATATCCGCGTCGTCAAACCGGCGCTGTACAACAGGCTTTTCCCGAGCAAGAGAATAGCACGAGTTTACTGCGCCCTCGTCTGGATAGCTTCCATGCTTCTTGCAACTCCGCCATTGTATGGGTTTGGCAAGATGGCGTACAATCCTCTTTTTGCCATCTGCTCTTTCGCTTGGAAAGCCGAGCATATTTTATATATCATACTTGTCGTGGGTGTAGTGATCAACGGAACCACAGTTCTAATATTTTACTgctactacaagatttataagACTCTGAAAGAAAGCACTCAAAATCTGAATGCCCATAGCATACAAGATGGAGCGGCCTTATCAGAAAGTCCTCGAACTGATATTAAACTGTTGAAGACCATTTTCACGATCGTGTGTATATTTCTGATGATATGGGGACCAGTGACCGTCGTTGTGATTGTTGAGTCCGCTGGGATATTTATTCCTCGGGAGATTTCTATGCCAGTCATTTACTTAGTATTCATAGGCAGTTTGTTAAATCCAATTATTTACGGGATTCTGAATCCGCAGTTCCAAGCGGCCTTCAAAAGGGCTTTACTGTTTAGTCGTTAG
- the LOC140921939 gene encoding G-protein coupled receptor 161-like has translation MAYSFQKGPSSHDPLGRSRSEISLEVALSILICLISILDNFLVVYVVNKDSRLKRVTNIFILNLALTDIFMATLYMPFWVISLHSGTWIFSEKWCQLSAAILSTLAATSHLTMGLIAFNRYVRVVKPAMYSRLFPSKRMARFYCALVWIASTLVATPPLYGWGKIAYHPSFAICTFSWKVQHISYGIVLMALLVNGNTIAIFYSYYKIYKILKESTHNLNAHSTEDGAPSSERRRTDIKLLKTSFAVVCTFVVTMGPGSVLVICETAGCLIPRTISLAAIYLMFTSSLVNPIIYGLMNPQFQAAFKRTLSFGRCGNNQISQSWTGNGIRPCSKVRCPETI, from the coding sequence ATGGCCtacagttttcaaaaaggacCGAGTTCCCACGATCCACTAGGACGTTCGCGCAGCGAAATCAGTTTGGAAGTGGCCTTGTCTATTCTTATTTGCCTCATCTCCATCCTCGACAATTTCTTAGTCGTCTATGTTGTCAATAAAGACTCCAGACTCAAGCGCGTAACGAATATATTCATCCTGAACCTGGCTTTGACTGACATCTTTATGGCAACATTGTACATGCCTTTTTGGGTAATAAGCCTCCACTCGGGGACTTGGATTTTTAGCGAGAAGTGGTGTCAGCTTTCTGCTGCGATTCTGTCTACCTTAGCAGCTACTTCTCACCTGACAATGGGGCTTATCGCCTTCAACCGATATGTCCGAGTCGTCAAACCAGCGATGTACAGCAGGCTTTTCCCAAGCAAGAGAATGGCACGATTTTACTGCGCCCTCGTATGGATAGCTTCTACACTTGTTGCAACACCGccattgtacgggtggggtaagATAGCCTACCATCCCTCTTTTGCTATCTGCACTTTTTCCTGGAAGGTTCAGCATATTTCATATGGCATAGTTCTTATGGCATTATTGGTCAACGGAAACACAATTGCAATATTTTATTCctactacaagatttataagATTCTTAAAGAAAGCACTCACAACCTGAATGCCCATAGCACAGAAGATGGAGCGCCATCATCAGAACGTCGTCGAACTGATATCAAACTCTTGAAAACCAGTTTCGCTGTCGTTTGTACATTTGTGGTGACCATGGGACCAGGTTCTGTCCTTGTGATTTGCGAGACCGCTGGGTGTTTGATCCCCAGGACAATTTCTCTGGCAGCTATTTACCTCATGTTTACCAGTAGTTTAGTAAATCCAATTATATACGGGCTTATGAATCCGCAGTTTCAAGCGGCCTTCAAAAGAACGTTAAGTTTTGGTCGTTGTGGAAACAACCAAATAAGTCAGAGTTGGACAGGAAATGGCATCAGGCCTTGTAGCAAGGTTCGATGTCCTGAGACGATATGA
- the LOC140921940 gene encoding superoxide-generating NADPH oxidase heavy chain subunit A-like, with protein MGDSYQVSIKNSLEERPAAVEAIIINSGVQQQTEPVDNRAEPLSIEGVERGEDVRGWKPYENSKYESPVLNRLVPWPLYYYCRWKTLEIFHTRLVFGIVLGEVLFFLLLVGGLAGALAASGMQKGEDAAEGTGSIAIIPAALAFAFACRNSVWVLFTGLPFERALFWHKLCAYLSVLVGAWHGFLSDEWDASGLVLTGTMAALCLFSLWFIRRRIFEAFYRFHWILFLVVIGSAFVHGAGGIAFGAAPWLFDILVRLLISFSNNKHQRSILAVRLPSNVVRLTFLKRDFKYKSGQYCFICVPGVSLFEWHPFSLSSSPHENMVSLHIRVLGDWTQRLYDYVDQTRQIKVYLDGPYGAPCLDVDGDRYKMFMFISGGIGITPMQSICNDILHQRKRGRDIKKVMFIWSVRDLFMVTSVLDYDKEYFQKNTNLRLPISFCPDLVVRGQPQEVMENYFHLTRERDSSKFEEANIRPEMQPDLKFGRPDLPKLFSKMKGYASEMGESKVAVLTCGPTSLVNSAEKLCATFSSGGVTFDFHKEVFEF; from the exons ATGGGAGATTCTTACCAAGTCTCCATTAAAAACTCTCTGGAAGAGAGGCCAGCAGCTGTTGAAGCGATAATTATCAACAGTGGCGTGCAACAACAAACAGAACCTGTAGATAATCGAGCCGAGCCACTGAGCATTGAAGGCGTTGAGCGTGGAGAAGATGTCAGAGGATGGAAGCCATATGAAAATTCCAAATACGAATCACCGGTGTTAAATCGATTGGTGCCTTGGCCACTGTACTATTATTGCCGCTGGAAGACACTTGAGATCTTCCACACTCGGCTAGTGTTCGGCATAGTACTTGGCGAagttctgttttttcttctgctAGTTGGAGGTCTTGCTGGAGCTCTGGCGGCTTCTGGCATGCAGAAAGGCGAGGATGCAGCCGAGGGCACTGGAAGTATAGCGATCATTCCAGCAGCTCTGGCTTTCGCTTTTGCCTGCAGAAATTCTGTGTGGGTTCTCTTCACAGGCTTGCCATTTGAAAGAGCGCTATTTTGGCATAAGCTGTGCGCTTATCTTAGTGTCCTGGTTGGAGCTTGGCATGGCTTCTTGTCAGATGAATGGGATGCATCTGGGCTAGTCCTCACCGGCACCATGGCTGCTCTGTGTTTATTCTCCCTGTGGTTTATCCGTCGGCGTATCTTTGAAGCTTTTTATCGCTTCCACTGGATTCTATTCCTGGTTGTAATTGGGTCTGCATTCGTACACGGCGCTGGTGGGATTGCGTTTGGAGCTGCTCCATGGTTGTTTGACATATTAGTCAGGCTGCTCATCTCATTTTCAAACAACAAGCACCAACGAAGTATACTAGCCGTGCGTTTGCCATCCAACGTGGTCCGCCTCACGTTTCTTAAGAGGGATTTTAAATACAAATCAGGTCAATACTGCTTTATATGTGTCCCGGGCGTGTCCCTGTTCGAGTGGCATCCATTTAGCTTGTCCTCTTCACCCCACGAAAATATGGTCTCACTACATATTCGAGTTCTGGGTGACTGGACCCAGCGACTCTATGACTATGTGGACCAGACGAGACAAATCAAAGTGTACCTGGATGGGCCTTACGGAGCTCCGTGTCTTGACGTCGATGGTGATCGTTACAAGATGTTTATGTTTATAAGTGGTGGTATTGGCATCACTCCCATGCAATCAATCTGCAACGATATACTACATCAGCGCAAAAGAGGGAGAGACATCAAAAAG GTTATGTTTATCTGGTCCGTTCGTGACCTGTTTATGGTGACCTCAGTTCTTGATTACGATAAGGAGTACTTCCAAAAGAACACGAATCTTAGACTACCGATCTCCTTCTGCCCCGATCTGGTCGTACGGGGACAGCCCCAAGAGGTAATGGAAAACTATTTCCATCTCACCAGAGAGAGAGATTCGTCCAAGTTTGAAGAAGCCAACATCCGTCCAGAAATGCAACCAGATCTGAAATTTGGTCGCCCTGACTTGCCAAAACTATTCTCTAAGATGAAAGGCTATGCCAGTGAGATGGGCGAGAGTAAAGTGGCGGTACTGACCTGTGGCCCAACATCACTGGTGAACTCAGCCGAGAAATTGTGCGCCACGTTCTCAAGTGGAGGTGTTACGTTTGACTTCCATAAGGAAGTCTTTGAGTTTTGA
- the LOC140921938 gene encoding melanopsin-like, translating to MQNISQTARSSHDPLGRSPSEIGLAVTLSILFCITSILDNLLVIYVVHKDSRLKSLTYVFIFNLALTDISMASLHMPFWIITLRTGTWIFSEKWCGLSAALMMTLGAASILTMGLIAFNRYIRVAKPALYNYLFPSKRMAIFYCVIVWIASILAATPPLYGWGKMIYYPSYAVCGFDWKIENISYTIVTVGGVINGTTVSIFYCYYNIYKTLKESTQNLNSHSVQDGAAPSARPETDVRLLKTCFTVVCVFLMSWGTVSVAMSLETAGFVIPREISVSVIFIMNTSCLVNPIIYGIMNPQFKEAFKRALKLGSLNNNH from the coding sequence ATGCAAAACATCTCTCAAACTGCACGAAGTTCCCATGACCCCCTTGGACGTTCACCCAGTGAAATTGGTTTAGCAGTGACCTTGTCTATTCTTTTTTGCATCACCTCCATCCTCGACAACTTGTTAGTCATCTATGTTGTCCATAAAGACTCCAGACTCAAGAGCTTAACATATGTATTCATCTTCAACCTGGCATTGACTGACATTTCCATGGCATCGCTGCACATGCCCTTTTGGATAATAACCTTACGTACAGGGACTTGGATTTTTAGTGAGAAGTGGTGTGGGCTCTCAGCTGCACTTATGATGACGTTAGGGGCTGCTTCTATCCTGACTATGGGGCTTATCGCCTTCAATCGATACATCCGAGTCGCCAAACCAGCTCTGTACAACTACCTTTTCCCGAGCAAGAGAATGGCAATATTTTACTGTGTAATCGTGTGGATAGCTTCAATACTTGCTGCAACACCGCCATTGTACGGCTGGGGCAAGATGATATACTACCCTTCATACGCTGTCTGCGGTTTCGATTGGAAAATCGAGAATATTTCATATACCATAGTTACCGTGGGCGGGGTGATCAACGGAACCACAGTTTCAATATTTTACTGCTACTATAACATATATAAAACTCTTAAAGAAAGCACTCAAAATCTAAATTCCCATAGCGTACAAGATGGAGCGGCCCCCTCAGCACGTCCTGAGACTGATGTAAGACTCTTGAAAACCTGCTTTACGGTCGTTTGTGTATTTCTGATGTCATGGGGAACAGTGTCTGTTGCTATGAGTCTTGAGACTGCTGGGTTCGTTATCCCCAGAGAAATTTCTGTGTCAGTTATTTTCATTATGAACACAAGTTGTTTGGTAAATCCAATTATATACGGAATTATGAATCCGCAATTCAAAGAGGCTTTCAAAAGAGCTTTAAAATTAGGTTCTTTGAACAACAACCACTAA
- the LOC140921315 gene encoding melanopsin-A-like: protein MANSSQTEPSSHDPLGRSSSEISLEVALAILICVTSILDNLIVVYVVNNDSRLKKVTNMFIHNLALTDISMATLQMPFWIISLHKGAWVFSGKWCELSAAIMSTFGLASFLNMGLIAFNRYIRVVKPTLYNKLFPGKRMTRLYCVMVWIASTLLATPPLYGRGKMAYHPSFAFCTVTYNIQYVSYAIAVTGLFMVTTTAMFYFYYKIYKTLRESTQNLNAHNTEDGVTPSQRRRTDIKLLKTSFTVVCTFLMTWGPSCTVVIVETAGCFIPRRIFMTVACLMFTSSLANPIIYGIMNPQFRAAFKRALSFGRHGNDQVTPSRTGNETKS, encoded by the coding sequence ATGGCGAACAGTTCTCAAACTGAACCGAGTTCCCACGATCCTTTAGGACGTTCAAGCAGCGAAATAAGTTTAGAAGTGGCCTTGGCCATTCTTATTTGCGTCACCTCAATCCTCGATAACTTGATAGTCGTCTATGTTGTCAATAATGACTCCAGGCTCAAGAAAGTTACGAATATGTTCATCCACAACCTGGCATTAACTGACATCTCCATGGCAACGCTACAAATGCCTTTTTGGATAATAAGCCTCCACAAAGGGGCATGGGTTTTTAGCGGGAAGTGGTGTGAACTTTCAGCTGCAATTATGTCTACGTTTGGACTCGCTTCTTTCTTGAATATGGGGCTTATCGCCTTCAACCGATACATTCGCGTGGTTAAACCAACACTGTATAACAAACTTTTCCCTGGCAAGAGAATGACAAGACTCTACTGTGTTATGGTATGGATAGCTTCTACGCTTCTTGCAACACCGCCATTGTACGGGCGAGGCAAGATGGCGTACCATCCCTCTTTTGCTTTCTGCACTGTTACCTATAATATTCAGTATGTTTCATATGCCATAGCTGTCACAGGACTGTTCATGGTAACCACCACTGCAATGTTTTATTTctactacaagatttataagACTCTCAGAGAAAGCACTCAAAATCTAAATGCCCATAACACAGAAGATGGAGTGACCCCATCACAACGTCGTCGAACTGATATAAAACTCTTGAAAACCAGTTTCACTGTCGTTTGTACGTTTTTGATGACATGGGGACCAAGCTGTACCGTTGTGATTGTTGAGACCGCCGGGTGTTTTATTCCCAGGAGGATTTTTATGACAGTGGCTTGCCTTATGTTCACAAGTAGTTTAGCAAATCCAATTATATACGGCATCATGAATCCACAGTTCCGAGCGGCCTTCAAAAGAGCTTTAAGTTTTGGTCGGCATGGCAACGACCAAGTGACGCCGAGTCGTACAGGAAATGAAACCAAGTCTTGA